The following proteins are encoded in a genomic region of Natronorubrum halophilum:
- a CDS encoding DUF7557 family protein, with the protein MTHTVEISDEMKDRLDAHCEEDETYEEFLEELLTIYETEGAFLQEGYSE; encoded by the coding sequence ATGACACACACCGTCGAAATCAGCGACGAGATGAAAGACCGACTGGACGCCCACTGCGAAGAAGACGAGACCTACGAGGAGTTCCTCGAGGAACTCCTCACGATCTACGAGACCGAAGGCGCGTTCCTCCAGGAGGGGTACTCCGAGTGA
- the nrfD gene encoding NrfD/PsrC family molybdoenzyme membrane anchor subunit, whose amino-acid sequence MSTKTPQKADILRPIQNTSTKYFALVAVAGLAFALFLLGWFYQLYRGLVVTGLSDWGSGGGVTWGLYIGAFIWWVGIAHGGIILSAAVRLLGMDRYMPVARLAELLTIAGLSAAGFYIVVHLGRPDRMVTSIITHYHITIHASPLVWDVTVITAYFVLTATYLALTLRYDITRLRGELPDHFGPIYKLLTVGYSEKEDEIVQRMVWWLALAIIIMAPLLLHGGVIPWLFALIPSMPGWFGAVQGPQFLTIALTSAISGVILLSYAFRWAYDWDHIITDDIFRGLTLWLGFFCLLFLWLQLQQMITGSFVAPVDLTHVWEANFSNALYLFAIGLVAAVLAYIFAQTIRPSLFTKRRAVVCGIAVLTATLTEKILFVVDGLLHPTFDIYAATPGTYFPSLIEIASIIGTVGMVTLIFLTVAKVFPVVELHAVEHLREKQERERDHDPTTHD is encoded by the coding sequence ATGAGTACGAAAACGCCACAGAAGGCCGATATCTTGCGGCCGATACAGAACACGTCGACGAAGTACTTCGCACTGGTCGCCGTCGCCGGACTGGCGTTCGCGCTCTTCCTGCTCGGCTGGTTCTACCAGCTCTACCGGGGACTGGTCGTGACCGGTCTCTCGGACTGGGGGTCCGGCGGCGGCGTCACCTGGGGACTGTACATCGGGGCGTTCATCTGGTGGGTCGGAATCGCCCACGGCGGGATCATCCTCTCGGCGGCGGTCAGATTGCTCGGAATGGACCGGTACATGCCCGTTGCGCGCCTCGCCGAACTGCTGACCATCGCCGGACTGTCGGCGGCCGGCTTCTACATCGTCGTCCACCTGGGGCGACCCGACCGGATGGTCACGAGCATCATCACGCACTACCACATCACGATCCACGCCTCGCCGCTGGTGTGGGACGTCACCGTCATCACGGCCTACTTCGTGCTGACGGCGACCTACCTCGCGCTCACGCTTCGATACGACATCACGAGGTTACGCGGTGAACTGCCGGATCACTTCGGCCCCATCTACAAGCTGTTGACAGTCGGCTACTCGGAGAAAGAAGACGAGATCGTCCAACGGATGGTCTGGTGGCTCGCGCTCGCGATCATCATCATGGCACCGCTCCTCCTCCACGGCGGCGTGATTCCGTGGCTGTTCGCCCTCATTCCGAGCATGCCGGGCTGGTTCGGCGCGGTGCAAGGGCCGCAGTTCCTCACCATCGCGCTCACCTCGGCGATCAGCGGCGTGATCCTCCTCTCCTACGCGTTCCGCTGGGCCTACGACTGGGATCACATCATCACCGACGACATCTTCCGCGGGCTCACGCTGTGGCTCGGGTTCTTCTGTCTCCTCTTCCTCTGGCTCCAGCTTCAGCAGATGATCACCGGCTCGTTCGTCGCCCCCGTCGACCTGACCCACGTGTGGGAGGCGAACTTCTCGAACGCACTCTATCTATTCGCGATCGGGCTCGTCGCCGCGGTGCTCGCCTACATCTTCGCACAGACGATCCGACCGTCGCTGTTCACCAAGCGTCGGGCCGTCGTCTGCGGTATCGCGGTCCTCACCGCCACCCTCACCGAGAAGATCCTCTTCGTCGTCGACGGACTACTACACCCGACGTTCGACATCTACGCTGCGACGCCAGGCACGTACTTCCCGAGCCTAATCGAGATCGCGTCGATCATCGGCACGGTCGGCATGGTAACGCTGATCTTTCTCACGGTCGCCAAAGTGTTCCCCGTGGTCGAACTCCACGCGGTCGAACACCTCCGGGAGAAACAGGAACGTGAGCGAGATCACGACCCGACCACCCACGACTGA
- a CDS encoding universal stress protein produces MELLVALDESEPGWEALEYALREHPEDDIVVVHVVDLSQSGYGEFAHLGTKAIRDRQRAHAAELFDAARERAAERGRELTTELLVGQPAATIVDYAAERGVDRVIVGSHGRSGISRVLLGSVAERIARRARVPVTIVR; encoded by the coding sequence ATGGAGTTGCTGGTCGCCCTCGACGAGTCTGAACCGGGGTGGGAGGCTCTCGAGTACGCGCTCCGAGAACACCCCGAGGACGACATCGTCGTCGTTCACGTCGTCGACTTGAGCCAGAGCGGGTACGGCGAGTTCGCACACCTCGGCACGAAGGCGATCCGCGATCGGCAGCGAGCGCATGCGGCAGAACTGTTCGATGCGGCCCGCGAGCGCGCGGCCGAACGCGGCCGTGAACTCACCACGGAGCTGTTGGTCGGCCAGCCCGCGGCCACGATCGTCGATTACGCCGCCGAACGCGGAGTCGACCGCGTGATCGTCGGCAGCCACGGCCGGTCGGGGATCTCGAGGGTCCTGCTCGGTAGCGTCGCGGAGCGGATCGCCCGCCGAGCCCGCGTTCCCGTGACGATCGTTCGGTGA
- a CDS encoding digeranylgeranylglycerophospholipid reductase, whose protein sequence is MNNRYDVVIAGAGPAGGQCARDLATRGYDVVVLETESEEEFPRQSNKSTAGTFPSMMASFGIPDDVVMQYTDSVVLESPTDHYVRKQPGAVLEFADFKRFLVEDGRDDGAEYRFDARVTAPIMEDGEIVGVRYNGDEEVYGEIVIDATGPAAPLAKKLDVVDLKRENHAIGIEYEFEGIDIDRPGFADLHDAMMLRLDHEIAPGGYSWIFHTGEDTAKVGLCYIQNESHSEYAREDTSIDDYLTHWLETDPRFANAERIEGKQHRGSAHIQPPGKVHTDRFMAIGDTVPTVDPLWGEGINKCMQSGRVAAVTADTCLKHADHEPTAENLEVYDSLWHRDVAPNQRKRLLMTQLLYLAPNERYDELMADLNRLDDDTLAKANRGNVGAITELLGLEDVPLVARLAKQQLKLKGLL, encoded by the coding sequence ATGAACAACCGCTACGATGTGGTCATCGCTGGCGCCGGCCCGGCCGGCGGTCAGTGCGCACGCGACCTCGCTACCAGGGGCTACGACGTTGTCGTGCTCGAGACCGAGTCCGAAGAGGAGTTCCCGCGCCAGAGCAACAAGTCGACTGCGGGCACGTTCCCGTCGATGATGGCGTCCTTCGGAATCCCCGACGACGTCGTGATGCAGTACACCGACAGCGTCGTTCTCGAGTCGCCGACCGACCACTACGTCCGGAAACAGCCCGGTGCCGTCCTCGAATTCGCTGACTTCAAGCGATTCCTGGTCGAAGACGGCCGAGACGACGGTGCCGAGTACCGATTCGACGCCCGCGTCACCGCGCCGATCATGGAGGACGGCGAGATCGTCGGCGTCAGATACAACGGTGACGAGGAAGTCTACGGCGAGATCGTCATCGACGCGACGGGTCCGGCCGCCCCTCTCGCGAAGAAACTCGACGTCGTCGACCTCAAGCGTGAGAACCACGCGATCGGCATCGAGTACGAGTTCGAAGGGATCGATATCGACCGACCCGGATTCGCGGACCTCCACGACGCGATGATGCTCCGACTGGACCACGAGATCGCCCCCGGCGGCTACTCGTGGATCTTCCACACCGGCGAGGACACCGCCAAGGTCGGCCTCTGTTACATCCAGAACGAGAGTCACAGCGAGTACGCGCGCGAGGACACCTCGATCGACGACTACCTCACTCACTGGCTCGAGACGGATCCGCGCTTCGCGAACGCCGAGCGGATCGAGGGGAAACAACACCGCGGCTCGGCCCACATCCAGCCGCCGGGGAAGGTTCACACCGATCGGTTCATGGCCATCGGCGACACCGTCCCGACGGTCGATCCGCTCTGGGGAGAGGGGATCAACAAGTGCATGCAGTCGGGCCGCGTGGCGGCCGTCACAGCCGACACCTGCCTCAAACACGCCGACCACGAACCGACCGCCGAGAACCTCGAGGTGTACGACTCCCTCTGGCACCGCGACGTCGCGCCGAACCAGCGAAAGCGGCTGCTGATGACCCAACTGCTCTATCTCGCTCCGAACGAGCGCTACGACGAACTCATGGCGGATCTCAACCGACTCGACGACGACACGCTGGCGAAGGCGAACCGGGGGAACGTCGGTGCCATCACGGAACTACTCGGTCTCGAGGATGTACCGCTGGTCGCTCGCCTGGCGAAACAACAACTCAAACTCAAGGGACTCCTGTAG
- a CDS encoding ABC transporter permease, whose amino-acid sequence MDLPALLRKESITVRRNLGLIGVLLVLLPGGIVAGTAVFEQTIPRDVPVGVVAEEGATADDIAIAEAGLTAFATPVEYESAADAREGLQREEVYLVVHVPSDVMDEGTDANVTIVSDHAFVPFQEPVNESAGLAESEIDRLVRADVTVDHERVGDPHTLSEFLVPTGLFAFVTLYALVYLPYQVRSERPVLDRLQTESRLETVVASKLLFYGIVLAIPAVVVAATGAWLGYDVSILSPLSVAVLGLTFAYLAAIGLAVLFALGLRQSALFVNLGLALAVFGLSSLVYPVGFFSRSQGTISRALPTHYSAIAMRSSMLRDAPASLYADYLLWLIATTLASLVALKLALLVYRRRR is encoded by the coding sequence GTGGACCTGCCGGCACTGCTGCGAAAGGAGTCGATCACCGTCAGGCGAAACCTGGGGTTGATCGGCGTCCTCCTCGTCTTGCTCCCCGGCGGCATCGTCGCCGGAACCGCCGTCTTCGAGCAGACGATTCCGCGCGACGTTCCGGTCGGCGTCGTCGCCGAGGAGGGAGCGACCGCGGACGACATCGCGATCGCCGAGGCGGGCCTGACCGCGTTCGCGACGCCGGTCGAGTACGAGTCGGCGGCCGACGCGCGCGAGGGACTCCAACGCGAGGAAGTCTATCTGGTGGTTCACGTCCCGAGCGACGTGATGGACGAGGGAACCGACGCGAACGTCACGATCGTCTCGGACCACGCCTTCGTGCCGTTCCAAGAGCCGGTCAACGAGAGCGCCGGCCTCGCCGAGTCCGAGATCGATCGACTCGTGCGAGCCGACGTTACCGTCGACCACGAGCGGGTCGGCGACCCGCACACGCTCTCGGAGTTCCTCGTCCCGACCGGGCTGTTCGCGTTCGTCACGCTCTACGCGCTGGTCTACCTGCCCTATCAGGTTCGCTCCGAACGGCCGGTGCTCGATCGTCTCCAGACCGAGTCCAGACTCGAGACGGTCGTGGCGAGCAAACTGCTCTTTTACGGCATCGTGCTCGCGATCCCGGCGGTGGTCGTCGCCGCGACGGGCGCGTGGCTGGGCTACGACGTGAGCATCCTGTCACCGCTGTCGGTCGCCGTGCTCGGGCTCACCTTCGCCTACCTGGCGGCGATCGGGCTCGCGGTGCTCTTCGCGCTCGGACTCCGACAGTCGGCGCTGTTCGTCAATCTCGGACTCGCGCTGGCCGTCTTCGGCCTCTCGAGTCTCGTCTATCCGGTCGGGTTCTTCTCGCGGAGCCAGGGAACGATCTCGCGGGCGCTGCCGACGCACTACTCCGCGATCGCGATGCGAAGCTCGATGCTGCGGGACGCGCCGGCGTCCCTGTACGCCGACTACCTGCTGTGGCTGATCGCGACGACGCTCGCCTCGCTCGTCGCCCTGAAACTGGCCCTGCTCGTCTACCGGCGGAGGCGGTGA
- a CDS encoding ABC transporter ATP-binding protein, translating to MTDTDSDSDALALVDVSKRYGETTALEDLTLEIRPGTFHGLIGPNGSGKTTLFALLAGLARPSSGRLERADAATTVGYSFQEPRFYPDLTVRENLEIFRGFADDPPPASWVETLLEALRLDPAADRRAAELSGGFRKNLDLGLALVKRPQFLLLDEPLADVDDYSRRRIRTFLESYQQADRTVVISTHNVTAFADSFDRLTVVVDGELRFDGVPESDIVAQYRSVLE from the coding sequence GTGACTGATACCGACTCCGATTCCGACGCACTCGCGCTCGTCGACGTGTCGAAACGCTACGGGGAGACGACCGCGCTCGAGGACCTCACGCTCGAGATTCGTCCGGGCACGTTTCACGGCCTGATCGGCCCGAACGGCTCGGGGAAGACGACCCTGTTCGCGCTGCTCGCCGGACTCGCGCGTCCCTCGAGCGGACGGCTCGAACGCGCCGACGCTGCGACGACCGTCGGCTACAGCTTTCAGGAGCCCCGGTTCTACCCCGACCTGACCGTCCGCGAGAACCTCGAGATTTTCCGGGGCTTCGCCGACGATCCGCCGCCGGCGTCGTGGGTCGAGACGCTGCTCGAGGCGCTTCGGCTCGACCCGGCGGCGGATCGGCGAGCGGCCGAACTGTCGGGCGGATTCCGCAAGAATCTCGATCTCGGGCTCGCGCTGGTCAAGCGCCCGCAGTTCCTGTTGCTCGACGAGCCCCTGGCCGACGTCGACGACTACTCCCGGCGGCGCATCCGGACCTTTCTCGAGTCCTACCAGCAAGCGGATCGGACGGTCGTCATCTCGACGCACAACGTGACCGCGTTCGCGGACTCCTTCGATCGACTCACCGTCGTCGTCGACGGCGAACTTCGGTTCGACGGGGTACCGGAAAGCGATATCGTCGCCCAGTACCGCAGTGTACTGGAGTAA
- a CDS encoding FAD-dependent oxidoreductase encodes MSGKYDLVIVGGGISGASLLYTTAKFTDIDSIALIEKESEIAAINSHSTNNSQTLHFGDIETNYTLEKAEEVKEGAELLAGYLENHDADREMHAKRSKMVLGVGEEEVDQLERRYTEEGFGELFPKLRAIDREEIAEIEPKVVEGRDPETEMLALQTPDGYVVDYGETTKSFIEQAEEEANVDIYTGTEVEDITETLDGYTIGTSNGRFDCDTTVVAAGSHSLQIAKELGYGQDKVLLPIAGSFFLADDLLNGKVYTLQMKKLPFAAVHGDADVHDASVTRFGPTAKLVPTLERGRMSTVKDFLDVFGLNAAAFLSYANILSDRILLPYVIRNLVYDLPEVGPRQFLPHVQKVVPSVELEDIERAKGYGGVRPQIVDTKNKSLDMGEAKIIGDDIIFNITPSPGASTCLKNAVKDTHRVVEFLDDEYEFNEDALREETIDNFPRVDDSEAAETGDAEADEVGSVESDETDDGTVTVDADD; translated from the coding sequence ATGTCTGGCAAATACGACCTCGTTATCGTCGGTGGCGGTATCAGTGGCGCATCCCTGTTGTACACGACCGCGAAGTTCACTGATATCGACTCCATTGCACTGATCGAGAAGGAGTCGGAGATCGCGGCGATCAACTCCCACTCCACGAACAACTCCCAGACCCTCCACTTCGGAGATATCGAGACCAACTACACGCTCGAGAAGGCCGAAGAGGTAAAGGAAGGCGCGGAACTCTTGGCGGGCTATCTAGAGAACCACGACGCCGACCGAGAGATGCACGCCAAGCGTAGCAAGATGGTTCTCGGCGTCGGCGAGGAGGAAGTGGACCAACTCGAGCGCCGCTACACCGAGGAAGGGTTCGGGGAACTCTTCCCGAAACTTCGGGCGATCGACCGCGAGGAAATCGCCGAAATCGAACCGAAGGTCGTGGAAGGCCGCGATCCGGAGACGGAGATGCTCGCGCTCCAGACGCCGGACGGCTACGTCGTCGACTACGGCGAAACGACGAAGTCGTTCATCGAACAGGCCGAGGAGGAAGCGAACGTCGACATCTACACCGGGACGGAAGTCGAGGATATCACGGAGACGCTCGACGGGTACACGATTGGCACGAGCAACGGTCGCTTTGACTGTGATACCACCGTCGTCGCCGCGGGATCACACAGCCTCCAGATCGCGAAGGAGCTCGGCTACGGGCAGGACAAGGTGTTGCTCCCCATTGCCGGGAGTTTCTTCCTCGCGGACGATCTCCTCAATGGGAAGGTGTACACGCTCCAGATGAAGAAACTGCCCTTCGCCGCGGTCCACGGCGATGCGGACGTCCACGACGCCAGCGTGACCCGGTTCGGACCGACCGCGAAACTCGTCCCGACGCTCGAGCGCGGCCGCATGTCGACGGTGAAAGACTTCCTCGACGTGTTCGGACTGAACGCCGCGGCGTTCCTCAGTTACGCCAACATTCTCTCCGATCGGATCCTCCTCCCCTACGTCATCAGGAACCTCGTCTACGACCTCCCCGAGGTCGGACCGCGACAGTTCCTCCCGCACGTCCAGAAGGTCGTTCCGAGCGTCGAACTCGAGGATATCGAACGGGCAAAGGGATACGGTGGCGTGCGCCCACAGATCGTCGACACGAAAAACAAGTCCCTCGACATGGGCGAGGCGAAGATTATCGGCGACGACATCATCTTCAACATCACGCCCTCCCCGGGCGCGTCGACGTGTCTGAAAAACGCCGTAAAGGATACCCATCGAGTGGTGGAGTTCCTCGACGACGAGTACGAGTTCAATGAGGACGCGCTCCGCGAGGAGACCATCGACAACTTCCCGCGCGTCGACGACTCCGAGGCAGCCGAAACCGGCGACGCCGAGGCGGACGAAGTCGGGTCGGTCGAGTCCGACGAAACGGACGATGGAACGGTTACGGTCGACGCGGACGACTGA
- a CDS encoding class I SAM-dependent methyltransferase: MNSNEVRRQWATRSGEYSPTYYAYYGPDETSESIRGILERFVDRDASILELGCSSGRHLSYLSEHGFEDLTGIEVNGDAFDVMRESYPDLAAHGTFYHDAIEDVVRDFDNGQFDAIYSVETLQHIHPDVEWVFEELSRVAGDLLITVENESKIETDSSRSAEFEVNYVNDDFPLYYRDWNRVFTELGFDEIDAESGKRDTVRTFRSRRDCSVR, from the coding sequence GTGAATTCTAACGAGGTTCGACGTCAGTGGGCGACCCGGTCCGGAGAGTATTCGCCGACGTATTACGCCTACTACGGTCCCGACGAGACGAGCGAGTCGATTCGCGGAATCCTCGAGCGGTTCGTCGACCGGGACGCATCGATCCTGGAACTCGGCTGTAGTTCGGGGCGTCACCTGTCGTATCTCTCCGAACACGGGTTCGAAGACCTGACAGGGATCGAGGTCAACGGGGACGCGTTCGACGTAATGCGAGAGAGCTATCCCGATCTCGCCGCTCACGGAACGTTCTACCACGACGCGATCGAAGACGTCGTCAGGGATTTCGACAACGGACAGTTCGATGCGATTTACTCGGTTGAAACGCTCCAACACATCCACCCGGACGTCGAGTGGGTCTTCGAGGAACTGTCCCGGGTCGCGGGCGACCTCCTTATCACGGTCGAAAACGAGAGCAAGATCGAGACCGATAGCTCGCGATCGGCGGAGTTCGAAGTGAACTACGTCAACGACGATTTTCCCCTGTACTACCGCGACTGGAACCGCGTTTTCACCGAGTTAGGATTCGACGAAATCGACGCCGAGTCGGGAAAGAGAGACACCGTCCGAACGTTCCGCTCGAGGCGGGACTGTTCCGTCCGGTAA
- a CDS encoding PAS domain-containing sensor histidine kinase, protein MPHSFEQQLTERADFRDFIDQFDSVAVWSADESGLSYMSPAFEEIFGRSVEDILEDMSVFIEAAHPDDRDRVVAVMEDSDDRLRNGESYQMESRIIRPDGTLRWIEARMLPLHGDSGEVTEVVGVTIDITDRKRTELELERQNERLERFANILSHDLRNPLTTAKGYLDLATDKYSHKYLDVVGQALTRIEEIITDVLTLSRVGKAAETTETVDLEATAREAWLIADEGRGRLEAVDDLGAIEADRSLVGQLFENAFRNAIKHGSTDSRPVADDSVEHGSRDVTVRVGLLEEENGFFVADDGVGIPESEHEQVFEAGYSTSEKGTGYGLLIIKEIVDAHGWDVRITDSTTGGVRLEVTDVAVAE, encoded by the coding sequence ATGCCCCACTCCTTCGAACAGCAACTGACGGAGCGTGCTGATTTCCGTGATTTTATCGATCAGTTCGATAGCGTCGCCGTCTGGTCGGCGGACGAGTCCGGACTCAGCTACATGAGCCCCGCGTTCGAGGAGATTTTTGGCCGTTCGGTCGAGGATATCCTGGAAGATATGTCCGTTTTCATCGAAGCGGCCCATCCCGACGATCGCGATCGAGTCGTCGCCGTGATGGAAGATAGCGACGATCGACTACGGAACGGGGAATCCTATCAGATGGAGAGTCGCATTATTCGGCCCGACGGAACCCTTCGATGGATCGAAGCCCGTATGCTCCCGCTTCACGGCGACTCGGGCGAGGTCACCGAAGTGGTGGGCGTGACGATCGACATCACGGATCGAAAACGCACCGAACTCGAACTCGAGCGACAGAACGAACGACTCGAACGGTTCGCCAACATTCTCTCTCACGACCTTCGCAACCCCCTGACCACCGCGAAGGGCTACCTCGACCTCGCCACGGACAAATACAGTCACAAGTATCTCGACGTGGTCGGCCAGGCGCTCACCCGAATCGAGGAGATCATCACGGACGTCCTGACGCTCTCTCGCGTCGGAAAGGCGGCCGAAACGACCGAAACCGTCGACCTCGAGGCGACGGCCAGAGAGGCGTGGCTGATCGCGGACGAGGGTCGGGGCCGCCTCGAGGCGGTGGACGATCTCGGCGCGATCGAGGCCGATCGGAGTCTCGTCGGGCAACTGTTCGAGAACGCGTTTCGGAACGCGATCAAACACGGTTCGACGGACAGTCGGCCCGTAGCCGACGACAGTGTCGAACACGGTTCTCGAGACGTTACGGTCCGGGTCGGACTGCTCGAGGAGGAAAACGGGTTTTTCGTCGCCGATGACGGCGTCGGCATCCCCGAATCCGAACACGAACAGGTGTTCGAGGCCGGCTACTCCACCTCCGAGAAAGGAACCGGCTACGGCCTCTTGATCATCAAGGAGATCGTCGACGCTCACGGCTGGGACGTTCGCATTACGGATTCGACAACCGGCGGCGTCCGTCTCGAGGTCACAGACGTCGCCGTGGCCGAATGA